One stretch of Lysobacter sp. TY2-98 DNA includes these proteins:
- a CDS encoding assimilatory sulfite reductase (NADPH) flavoprotein subunit, producing MSAVPLPAPLPDGRVDLLDRLTDGLGRDALWWLSGYAAALARAQDAGVARLPQAAAAAAAAPPLTVVYGSQTGNARRTAERVAARLGEVGLDVRLLNAADYPLRELKTEALLVVVISTQGDGDPPDDSRAFVDHLLGSRAPRLEHLRFGVLGLGDSSYPQFCAIGRVLDARLEALGARRWIARGDADLDIDDVATPWLDAAHAAARELAPMPALATVTPIRANASPAVHRDAPFAAPVLAVQRITGRGALRDVRHVELSLEGSGLTYEPGDALGVWPVNPPALVDEIIETLSLDGDVAVEAKGRTLPLRDWLLREREVTRLSRPVVARHAERARSPELDALLQDGRERDLARLLDSTQLVDLLHAHRGAWSAADLVAALRPLTPRLYSIASSQLEVGDEAHLTVAHVEYAARDRTRWGAASHLLTSLQPGDTARAFVERNERFRLPKDGSRDVLMIGPGTGVAPFRGFVQHRIQTRATGRNWLVFGAPHARSEFLYQLEWQQALKRGGLHRLDVAFSRDQRDKVYVQHRLPEHGREVYAWLEGGAHLYICGAVAMSKDVHATLVDIVASHGGRSVEDAAGWLDALLAEGRYARDVY from the coding sequence ATGTCCGCCGTTCCCCTCCCCGCCCCACTGCCCGACGGACGCGTCGACCTGCTCGACCGCCTGACGGACGGGCTCGGGCGCGACGCGTTGTGGTGGCTGTCGGGCTACGCCGCGGCGCTGGCCCGTGCGCAGGATGCGGGGGTCGCGCGCCTGCCGCAGGCCGCGGCGGCAGCGGCAGCGGCACCGCCCCTTACCGTCGTATACGGCAGCCAGACCGGGAACGCGCGTCGCACTGCCGAGCGCGTGGCTGCGCGACTGGGCGAAGTCGGTCTCGATGTGCGCCTGCTCAACGCGGCCGACTATCCACTGCGTGAGCTGAAGACCGAGGCGCTTCTGGTCGTCGTGATCAGCACGCAGGGCGACGGGGACCCGCCCGACGATTCGCGTGCGTTCGTGGACCACCTACTCGGCTCGCGTGCGCCTCGACTGGAGCACCTCCGCTTCGGCGTGCTTGGCCTCGGCGATTCGAGCTATCCGCAGTTCTGCGCGATCGGGCGTGTGCTCGATGCGCGTCTAGAAGCGCTGGGCGCACGTCGCTGGATCGCGCGCGGCGATGCGGACCTCGACATCGACGACGTCGCCACACCATGGCTCGACGCGGCGCATGCCGCGGCGCGTGAACTCGCGCCGATGCCCGCGCTCGCAACCGTCACGCCGATCCGTGCGAATGCGTCACCGGCGGTGCATCGCGATGCGCCGTTCGCGGCGCCGGTCCTCGCCGTGCAACGCATCACCGGACGCGGCGCCCTGCGCGACGTCCGCCACGTCGAGCTGTCGCTGGAAGGCTCCGGCCTGACGTACGAACCCGGCGACGCACTGGGCGTGTGGCCCGTGAATCCCCCGGCGCTGGTCGACGAGATCATCGAAACGCTCTCACTCGACGGCGATGTCGCGGTCGAAGCGAAAGGGCGGACGCTGCCGCTGCGCGACTGGCTACTGCGCGAACGCGAAGTCACGCGACTGTCGCGACCGGTGGTCGCGCGACACGCCGAGCGCGCGCGATCGCCCGAACTCGACGCGCTGCTGCAAGACGGCCGCGAGCGCGACCTTGCACGGCTGCTCGACTCGACCCAGCTGGTCGACCTCCTGCACGCCCATCGCGGTGCGTGGTCGGCAGCCGACCTGGTGGCGGCGCTGCGACCGCTGACACCGCGTCTGTATTCGATCGCGTCATCGCAACTCGAAGTCGGTGACGAGGCGCATCTCACCGTCGCGCACGTCGAGTACGCCGCCCGTGACCGCACGCGCTGGGGCGCTGCGTCGCACTTGCTCACAAGCCTGCAACCGGGCGACACCGCCCGCGCGTTCGTCGAACGCAACGAGCGCTTCCGGTTGCCGAAAGACGGTTCGCGCGACGTACTGATGATCGGCCCGGGTACCGGCGTCGCTCCGTTTCGTGGCTTCGTCCAGCACCGCATCCAGACCCGTGCGACAGGTCGTAACTGGCTCGTGTTCGGCGCGCCGCACGCGCGCAGCGAATTCCTCTACCAGCTCGAATGGCAGCAGGCGCTGAAGCGTGGCGGACTGCACCGGCTGGATGTCGCGTTCTCGCGCGACCAGCGCGACAAGGTCTACGTGCAGCACCGCCTGCCCGAACACGGACGCGAGGTCTACGCCTGGCTCGAAGGCGGCGCGCATCTGTACATCTGCGGCGCTGTTGCGATGTCGAAGGACGTGCACGCGACGCTGGTCGACATCGTGGCGAGCCACGGCGGCCGCAGCGTGGAAGACGCCGCCGGCTGGCTCGACGCCCTGCTCGCCGAAGGCCGCTACGCGCGGGACGTGTACTGA
- the cysD gene encoding sulfate adenylyltransferase subunit CysD: MPLPSLSHLDRLEAESLHILREVAAGFRNPVMLYSVGKDSSVLLHLLLKAFHPARPPIPLLHVDTTWKFREMIEFRDRRAAETGVDLRVHTNPDGLAQGVGPISHGATVHTDVMKTQALKQALDKYRFDAAIGGARRDEEKSRAKERVFSFRNRQHAWDPKNQRPELWNLYNTRIQSGESVRVFPLSNWTELDIWLYIYREKIPVPSLYFAAERPIVEREGALLMVDDERLPLRDGEAVQNRRVRFRTLGCYPLTGAIDSDADTLEKIIAEMLVATTSERQGRVIDYDPSASMEKKKREGYF, translated from the coding sequence ATGCCGTTGCCGTCCCTCAGCCATCTCGATCGCCTCGAGGCCGAAAGCCTGCACATCCTGCGCGAGGTGGCGGCCGGCTTCCGCAATCCGGTGATGCTGTATTCGGTCGGCAAGGACAGTTCGGTGCTGCTGCACCTGCTGCTCAAGGCGTTCCATCCGGCCCGCCCGCCGATCCCGCTGCTGCACGTCGATACGACGTGGAAGTTCCGCGAGATGATCGAGTTCCGCGATCGTCGCGCCGCCGAAACCGGTGTCGACCTGCGCGTGCACACCAATCCCGACGGGCTCGCGCAGGGCGTCGGCCCGATCTCGCATGGCGCGACGGTACACACCGACGTCATGAAGACGCAGGCGCTGAAGCAGGCGCTGGACAAGTACCGCTTCGACGCTGCGATCGGCGGTGCGCGCCGCGACGAGGAGAAGTCGCGCGCCAAGGAGCGCGTGTTCTCGTTCCGCAACCGCCAGCATGCGTGGGACCCGAAGAACCAGCGTCCCGAGCTGTGGAATCTCTACAACACGCGCATCCAGTCAGGCGAATCCGTGCGCGTGTTCCCCCTGTCGAACTGGACCGAGCTCGACATCTGGCTCTACATCTACCGCGAGAAGATCCCGGTGCCGTCGCTGTACTTCGCGGCGGAGCGCCCGATCGTCGAGCGCGAGGGCGCGCTGCTGATGGTGGACGACGAGCGTCTGCCCCTGCGCGACGGTGAGGCGGTGCAGAACCGTCGCGTCCGGTTCCGCACGCTCGGCTGCTATCCGCTCACCGGCGCGATCGATTCCGACGCGGACACGCTCGAAAAGATCATCGCCGAGATGCTCGTTGCCACCACGTCCGAACGCCAGGGCCGCGTGATCGACTACGATCCGTCGGCATCGATGGAGAAGAAGAAGCGCGAGGGCTATTTCTGA